From a single Lactococcus allomyrinae genomic region:
- the thiM gene encoding hydroxyethylthiazole kinase, whose translation MSILTQIQKVKPLVLNLANQVTTQRVADVISFLGASPLMTKEIQEIESLLTIADALVVNIGTISEADGPIFLKACQLANQMNKPIVLDPVAVNVPYRASVVNQLLNAVSFDIIRGNAAEIAWFADKKVVSKGIDALELTVSPENAKIAAKRTGAIIVQTGKTDVVTDGNKVLFVSTDSPLFKVNVGCGDMLSATIGTFVAVSDNLIQSAYEATKFFGEAGVRATEDVQNLPGMFINAFLDEIYQKAREAK comes from the coding sequence ATGTCTATTTTGACACAAATTCAAAAAGTAAAACCGTTAGTGTTGAACCTTGCAAATCAAGTCACCACGCAAAGAGTAGCTGACGTCATAAGTTTTTTGGGTGCATCACCTTTAATGACAAAGGAAATTCAAGAAATTGAGTCTTTACTTACTATTGCGGATGCCCTAGTAGTCAATATTGGAACAATCAGTGAAGCTGATGGACCAATATTTCTTAAAGCTTGTCAATTGGCAAATCAAATGAATAAACCGATAGTTTTAGACCCTGTTGCAGTTAATGTTCCTTACCGTGCAAGTGTAGTCAACCAACTGTTAAATGCTGTAAGTTTTGACATTATCCGCGGCAACGCAGCAGAGATTGCTTGGTTTGCTGACAAAAAAGTTGTCAGTAAAGGAATTGATGCACTAGAGCTGACAGTAAGTCCAGAAAATGCAAAAATTGCTGCAAAAAGAACGGGAGCGATTATTGTCCAAACAGGGAAAACGGATGTTGTTACTGACGGAAATAAAGTCTTATTTGTCAGTACTGACAGCCCACTTTTTAAGGTAAATGTAGGGTGTGGCGATATGTTATCAGCGACAATTGGAACTTTTGTGGCAGTATCAGATAATCTTATCCAATCTGCTTATGAAGCAACGAAATTTTTTGGCGAAGCAGGAGTGCGGGCTACAGAGGATGTTCAGAATTTACCAGGAATGTTCATAAATGCATTTCTTGATGAAATTTATCAAAAAGCAAGAGAGGCAAAATAA
- a CDS encoding cytosine permease, with amino-acid sequence MEDLQVSPERRTAGAWDSFATWVNANANNGTWFTGGVIAAAGVWTASVDLVIVGLMSYAFLSIAAYMGYKTGLPAMYLTRPSFGVRGSVLPSMINIIQFMGWAAANTFIAAVSMAMMLNALFKFPAINSNNAYISIGTGIFIMMILHLLSVSMGEKSIRILERFGIWLIYILVLWEMIVVFHDFSWHQLINWKPAINIKMSSGKVIDTLAVFNLGWAMAGSDFSRFAKNKKAALAVSFIGVNIGTWWFASIGMFSTIAMALSLNNFNPENSDPSVVATKLGLGLVALLVIVITSTTSNAVSLLAAGSAYNNIFKRTSFNRSLVIVTILASLISFIPLIINSFLASFTAFLSVIGMTMIPVIPIFLIDFYILNNQKYDISALDKAGGVYWYNKGINWIAVISWGIGVLAYNLFQRWTMVSDVIGASFESLILAGFSYFLLTKTLRK; translated from the coding sequence GTGGAAGATTTACAGGTTTCACCAGAGCGAAGAACGGCAGGAGCATGGGATTCATTCGCAACATGGGTTAATGCAAATGCGAATAATGGTACTTGGTTTACAGGCGGTGTAATAGCTGCGGCAGGTGTGTGGACAGCATCGGTTGATTTAGTTATTGTTGGATTGATGTCTTACGCTTTTTTATCTATTGCAGCATATATGGGCTATAAAACAGGTTTACCCGCGATGTATTTGACTCGACCTTCGTTTGGAGTTCGAGGTTCAGTTTTACCTTCAATGATTAACATTATTCAATTTATGGGTTGGGCAGCGGCAAACACATTTATTGCGGCAGTGTCAATGGCTATGATGCTCAATGCCTTATTCAAATTTCCAGCAATCAATTCGAATAATGCTTACATCAGCATTGGTACAGGAATCTTTATTATGATGATTTTACACCTTTTATCTGTATCTATGGGAGAAAAATCAATTCGAATATTGGAACGTTTTGGGATTTGGTTGATTTATATTTTAGTGCTTTGGGAAATGATTGTTGTTTTTCATGATTTTTCTTGGCATCAGTTGATAAATTGGAAGCCAGCAATAAATATCAAAATGTCTTCTGGAAAAGTTATTGATACATTGGCAGTTTTTAATCTTGGGTGGGCAATGGCTGGTTCAGATTTTTCAAGATTTGCTAAAAATAAAAAAGCAGCACTTGCAGTATCCTTTATCGGTGTAAATATAGGAACATGGTGGTTCGCTTCAATCGGTATGTTTTCTACGATTGCGATGGCTTTAAGTTTGAACAACTTCAATCCAGAAAATTCAGATCCATCTGTTGTTGCAACAAAACTTGGTCTAGGCTTGGTGGCATTATTAGTTATTGTTATCACATCAACTACCTCAAATGCAGTCAGCCTGTTAGCAGCAGGTTCAGCTTATAACAATATCTTTAAGAGAACAAGTTTCAATCGTTCATTGGTTATTGTAACCATTCTTGCTTCATTGATTTCATTTATCCCACTTATCATCAATAGTTTTTTAGCAAGTTTTACCGCATTTCTTTCGGTAATTGGGATGACAATGATTCCTGTGATTCCTATTTTTTTGATTGATTTTTATATCCTTAACAATCAAAAATATGATATTTCAGCATTGGATAAAGCAGGTGGAGTCTATTGGTACAATAAAGGAATTAACTGGATTGCTGTCATTTCTTGGGGAATTGGTGTACTTGCTTATAACTTATTTCAACGATGGACAATGGTGAGTGATGTTATTGGAGCAAGTTTTGAAAGTTTGATTTTAGCAGGTTTCAGTTACTTTTTGTTGACAAAAACACTTAGAAAGTAG
- the thiD gene encoding bifunctional hydroxymethylpyrimidine kinase/phosphomethylpyrimidine kinase: MIEVPQVVTIAGIDSSGGAGINADTKTFHNQKVYAATIVTGLTAQNTYGVQNIAPSHPEFILSQFDSVFSDLEISAAKTGALFGKAQVEAVIEGLKKYKVNHLIVDPVMIAKGGARLLSNDAIELIKKELLPLAEVIIPNIEEAEVMVGYKIENRQALICALKNLQRMGAKNVLIKGGHTDSEVVSDVLLTGDGKISHYDSKRIMTSRTHGTGDTLSSYITAHLAQGETLIEIMPKAKAFILATIKETIHVGHGHGPLNHWVNTDE; the protein is encoded by the coding sequence ATGATAGAAGTACCACAAGTAGTGACAATCGCAGGGATTGATTCGAGCGGTGGCGCTGGTATTAATGCAGATACTAAAACATTTCATAATCAAAAAGTTTATGCTGCGACAATTGTCACAGGACTGACGGCACAAAATACCTATGGTGTGCAAAATATTGCTCCTAGCCATCCAGAATTTATTCTTTCACAATTTGATTCTGTATTCTCTGATCTAGAGATTTCTGCAGCGAAAACGGGAGCATTGTTCGGTAAAGCTCAAGTTGAAGCAGTTATTGAGGGACTGAAAAAATACAAAGTCAATCATCTCATCGTTGATCCTGTAATGATAGCAAAAGGAGGAGCAAGATTATTATCTAATGATGCAATAGAGCTCATCAAAAAGGAGTTGCTTCCTTTGGCAGAGGTCATCATTCCAAATATAGAAGAAGCTGAAGTAATGGTTGGCTATAAGATTGAAAATCGCCAAGCACTTATTTGCGCTTTAAAAAATTTACAGAGGATGGGCGCTAAAAATGTACTAATCAAAGGAGGACATACAGACAGTGAAGTTGTGTCAGATGTTTTACTGACAGGAGATGGAAAAATAAGTCATTATGATTCAAAAAGAATAATGACAAGCCGAACGCATGGTACAGGAGATACTTTGTCGTCTTATATTACAGCTCACCTTGCCCAAGGAGAGACATTGATTGAGATAATGCCCAAGGCAAAAGCCTTTATTCTGGCTACGATTAAGGAAACGATTCATGTAGGACATGGGCATGGTCCACTGAATCATTGGGTGAACACAGATGAATAA
- the thiE gene encoding thiamine phosphate synthase: MNKEFLRCYFIAGPQNFPGLSIWEAQEKIVLIMKSGVTAYQFRDKGTVYQNDRQRLELAQSLRDTARKLGIPFIVNDDVGLAITLKADGVHLGQNDEKLSDARQKVGRSMIIGLSVNNATELAKAQESQADYLGVGPVYPTLTKTDATHPIGVQELGKMMPQNHLPIVGIGGIGLSVLPELVHIGIDGIAVISLLTGSNHPDTVAKTVLDTFKAH, translated from the coding sequence ATGAATAAAGAATTTTTAAGATGCTATTTCATTGCGGGACCACAAAATTTTCCAGGATTATCTATCTGGGAAGCGCAAGAAAAAATTGTTTTAATCATGAAAAGTGGTGTAACTGCTTATCAATTTAGAGATAAAGGTACAGTTTATCAAAATGATAGACAGCGCCTAGAATTAGCCCAAAGCCTGAGAGACACAGCAAGAAAACTTGGAATTCCTTTCATAGTAAATGATGATGTTGGTTTGGCAATAACACTAAAAGCTGATGGAGTTCATTTAGGACAAAATGATGAAAAATTGAGTGATGCAAGACAAAAAGTTGGGCGTTCAATGATTATTGGACTTTCAGTCAATAATGCTACAGAGTTGGCCAAAGCTCAAGAGAGTCAAGCAGATTACTTAGGAGTTGGACCAGTTTACCCAACATTAACCAAGACAGATGCAACTCATCCCATTGGTGTGCAAGAATTAGGAAAAATGATGCCTCAAAACCATCTTCCAATTGTGGGGATAGGAGGTATTGGGTTATCAGTCTTACCAGAGCTTGTTCACATAGGGATTGATGGTATAGCAGTAATTTCTCTTTTAACGGGTTCAAATCATCCTGATACAGTGGCGAAAACAGTGCTAGATACATTTAAAGCCCACTAA
- a CDS encoding potassium transporter Kup: MNQAHNRSFNKATTAGFIIALGIVYGDIGTSPLYTMQSIVESQGGLENISKSFIVGVISLIIWTLTLITTIKYVLVALRADNNHEGGIFSLFTLVRKYAKWLIIPAMIGGATLLSDGALTPAVTVTSAVEGLRAIPAFQDVFKGQQTPIIIITLIILAILFLIQRFGTAIVGRVFGPVMFAWFSFLGVTGLINLFNDFSILQAINPYWAIHLLFSPENKSGVFILGSVFLATTGAEALYSDLGHVGRGNIYVSWPFVKVCIILSYCGQAAWLLKNRGESLGDVNPFFAVLPHHIMIFAVILATFAAIIASQALISGSFTLVSEAIRLKILPMLKIYYPGQTLGQLYIPGVNLALWMASSFIVLYFRTSAHMEAAYGLAITVTMLMTTILLTFYLSHQLARRSIAILFFVSFVLIEGMFFIASAVKFLHGGYVVVIFAVMILFVMSIWHKANEIVFKYIKSLNINDYKQQIKSLRDDESYDLYQTNVVYLTNRMDGEMIDRSILYSILDKRPKRAEVYWFVHVNVTDEPWTAEYEVDMLDTDYIVKVNLYLGFRQRQEVPRYLRTIVTNLMKSGRLPEQNQKYSITKGRRVGDFRFVVIEERMTNARQMSDFDRFVLRTKSTIKNVTASPVRWFGLQFSEVSIEKVPLVLSDVRNLEIIERIIPQVPEND, translated from the coding sequence GTGAATCAAGCACACAATAGGTCGTTTAACAAAGCAACCACAGCTGGCTTTATTATTGCTCTAGGGATTGTTTATGGCGATATTGGGACGAGTCCCTTATACACGATGCAGTCTATTGTCGAAAGTCAAGGTGGACTTGAGAATATTTCCAAATCGTTTATTGTTGGTGTAATTTCCCTGATTATTTGGACGCTGACACTCATCACAACGATAAAGTATGTACTAGTAGCACTTAGAGCTGATAATAATCATGAAGGCGGAATTTTCTCATTATTTACCTTAGTTCGTAAGTATGCTAAGTGGTTGATTATTCCTGCAATGATTGGTGGGGCAACATTACTTTCCGATGGAGCATTAACGCCAGCAGTAACAGTTACCTCAGCAGTTGAAGGTTTGAGGGCAATTCCAGCTTTCCAAGATGTTTTCAAAGGACAACAAACGCCAATTATTATTATAACGCTGATTATTTTAGCTATTTTATTTTTAATTCAACGTTTTGGTACAGCGATTGTAGGGCGCGTGTTCGGCCCTGTTATGTTTGCATGGTTTAGCTTTCTTGGTGTTACTGGCTTAATCAATTTGTTTAATGATTTCTCCATTTTGCAAGCTATTAATCCGTATTGGGCAATTCACCTTCTCTTTAGTCCAGAAAATAAATCAGGAGTGTTTATTCTTGGTTCAGTTTTTCTTGCAACAACTGGTGCAGAGGCCCTGTATTCTGATTTAGGTCATGTTGGACGTGGGAATATCTATGTTAGTTGGCCATTTGTTAAAGTTTGTATTATCTTGAGTTACTGTGGTCAGGCAGCTTGGTTATTAAAAAATAGAGGGGAGTCATTAGGAGATGTGAATCCTTTCTTTGCAGTATTACCACATCATATTATGATTTTCGCAGTTATATTGGCTACATTTGCAGCAATTATTGCATCTCAAGCCTTGATCTCTGGCTCATTCACATTAGTTTCAGAAGCGATTCGTTTAAAAATATTGCCAATGCTTAAAATTTATTATCCGGGTCAAACTTTAGGGCAGTTATATATTCCAGGTGTTAATTTGGCTTTGTGGATGGCCTCTAGTTTCATTGTATTATATTTCCGTACATCAGCCCATATGGAAGCAGCTTACGGACTGGCTATTACAGTCACAATGTTAATGACTACAATATTATTGACCTTCTATCTTTCTCACCAGTTAGCAAGACGGTCGATTGCCATTTTGTTCTTTGTTTCTTTTGTTCTCATCGAAGGAATGTTCTTTATCGCTTCTGCAGTGAAGTTCTTGCATGGAGGATATGTTGTTGTTATATTTGCAGTTATGATTCTGTTTGTTATGTCTATCTGGCACAAGGCAAATGAAATTGTGTTTAAGTATATCAAATCGCTTAATATTAATGACTATAAACAGCAAATAAAGTCATTGCGGGATGATGAATCATATGATCTCTATCAAACGAATGTGGTTTATTTGACGAATCGGATGGATGGAGAGATGATTGACCGTTCAATTTTGTACTCAATCTTGGATAAACGTCCGAAACGAGCAGAGGTTTATTGGTTTGTTCATGTAAATGTAACGGATGAACCTTGGACTGCAGAGTATGAGGTAGATATGCTAGATACTGACTATATTGTCAAAGTTAATCTTTATCTTGGATTTCGACAACGTCAAGAAGTGCCACGATATTTGCGTACAATTGTGACAAATCTGATGAAATCTGGACGTTTACCCGAACAAAATCAGAAATACTCCATTACTAAAGGACGGAGAGTGGGAGATTTTCGTTTTGTAGTTATTGAAGAAAGGATGACTAATGCACGTCAAATGTCAGATTTTGACCGCTTTGTACTAAGAACAAAATCCACAATAAAGAATGTCACGGCATCGCCTGTACGCTGGTTTGGACTGCAATTTTCCGAAGTTTCTATTGAGAAAGTACCGCTGGTCTTATCGGATGTACGTAATTTGGAGATTATTGAACGTATTATTCCCCAAGTGCCAGAAAATGATTAA
- a CDS encoding potassium transporter Kup produces MSHPRNKSFNKASAAGFIIALGIVYGDIGTSPLYAMQAIVRGQGGLENISQNFVLGAVSLVIWTLTMITTVKYVLVALKADNHHEGGIFSLFTLVHRMRKWLVIPAMIGGATLLADGALTPAVTVTSAIEGLRGVPSLTHIYSDQTAVIITTMIILAFLFLIQRFGTSLVGRLFGPIMLLWFGFLGVSGLLNSFLDLSILKAVNPYYAIHLLLSPENKAGFFILGSIFLVTTGAEALYSDLGHVGRGNIYFSWPFVKVCIILSYCGQGAWLLAHRGESYEQLNPFFAILPQPLVVYAVILATLAAIIASQALISGSFTLVSEAIRLKLLPLLKIYYPGQTLGQLYIPAINLALWVTTSFFVLYFRTSEHMEAAYSLAITITMLMTTTLLTYFLIQKGIPKIAVALVAVVLFVIEGSFFAASLVQFIHGAYIVVLIALLIIFVMFIWSKSHKIVLKYIKSLNINDYKKQLNTLRHDESYDLYQTNVVYLTSRMDHEWIDRSILYSILDKRPKRAEVYWFVNVKVTDEPYTSEYKVDMLGTDFIVRVNLYLGFRMRQEVPRYLRTIVTDLMESGRLPQQHQHYSITPGRKVGDFRFVVVEEKLMNARQMPGFERFVLQTKAQIKKITASPVRWFGLQFSEVTVETVPLVLSDVRNLEIHERLEQTETEPTQ; encoded by the coding sequence TTGAGTCATCCACGCAATAAGTCGTTTAATAAAGCGAGTGCAGCTGGCTTTATTATTGCATTAGGTATTGTCTATGGTGATATTGGGACAAGCCCTCTTTATGCCATGCAAGCAATTGTCAGAGGACAAGGGGGATTGGAAAATATATCTCAAAACTTTGTTCTGGGTGCAGTTTCACTTGTTATTTGGACATTGACGATGATTACTACGGTTAAATACGTACTTGTGGCTTTGAAAGCGGACAATCATCATGAGGGAGGGATTTTCTCACTTTTTACTCTTGTGCATCGCATGAGAAAATGGTTAGTTATTCCTGCAATGATTGGTGGTGCTACGTTGTTAGCCGATGGAGCACTGACTCCTGCTGTAACAGTTACTTCTGCGATTGAAGGATTACGAGGAGTGCCTAGTCTTACTCATATTTATTCAGACCAAACAGCGGTTATCATCACAACAATGATTATCCTTGCTTTTTTGTTCTTGATTCAGAGATTTGGGACAAGTCTTGTGGGGCGTTTGTTTGGACCAATCATGCTTTTGTGGTTTGGTTTTCTTGGTGTAAGTGGACTTCTTAACTCATTTTTGGATTTATCTATTTTAAAAGCAGTAAATCCTTATTATGCGATTCATTTGTTACTCAGCCCTGAAAATAAAGCTGGTTTCTTTATTCTTGGTTCTATTTTCTTGGTTACTACGGGGGCTGAAGCGCTGTATTCAGACTTGGGGCACGTTGGTCGTGGAAATATCTATTTCAGTTGGCCTTTTGTTAAGGTATGTATTATCTTATCTTATTGTGGACAGGGGGCTTGGCTTCTTGCGCACCGTGGCGAAAGTTATGAGCAGTTAAATCCTTTCTTTGCTATTTTGCCACAACCTTTGGTTGTTTATGCTGTTATACTAGCAACACTTGCTGCGATTATTGCTTCTCAAGCTTTGATTTCTGGTTCATTTACGTTAGTTTCAGAAGCTATTCGTTTGAAATTGTTGCCTTTACTTAAAATTTATTATCCAGGACAAACACTAGGACAACTCTATATTCCTGCAATTAATCTTGCTTTGTGGGTAACAACATCATTTTTTGTGCTGTATTTTAGAACTTCTGAACATATGGAAGCGGCTTATAGCCTTGCTATTACAATCACTATGTTGATGACTACAACTCTTTTGACTTATTTCTTAATTCAAAAAGGAATACCTAAAATTGCTGTTGCCCTTGTGGCAGTGGTTCTGTTTGTTATTGAAGGTTCGTTCTTCGCGGCTTCTTTAGTTCAATTTATTCATGGTGCATATATTGTTGTACTGATTGCTCTGCTTATCATTTTTGTGATGTTTATTTGGAGTAAATCCCATAAAATTGTTCTGAAATACATTAAATCACTGAATATCAATGATTATAAAAAGCAACTAAATACGCTACGTCATGATGAATCTTATGACCTTTATCAGACTAATGTGGTTTATTTGACAAGTCGAATGGACCATGAATGGATTGACCGTTCAATCTTATATTCAATTTTGGATAAACGTCCAAAACGAGCAGAAGTTTATTGGTTTGTTAATGTGAAGGTTACTGATGAGCCTTATACTTCTGAGTATAAAGTCGATATGTTGGGGACGGACTTTATCGTTCGGGTTAATTTGTATTTAGGTTTCCGTATGCGTCAAGAAGTACCACGCTATTTGCGGACTATTGTGACTGACTTAATGGAGTCGGGTCGCTTGCCACAGCAACATCAGCATTATAGTATTACACCAGGTCGAAAAGTCGGAGATTTCCGTTTTGTCGTGGTAGAAGAAAAATTGATGAATGCGCGGCAAATGCCTGGTTTTGAACGATTTGTACTTCAAACTAAAGCACAAATTAAAAAAATTACAGCTTCACCAGTACGTTGGTTCGGTCTTCAGTTTTCTGAGGTAACGGTGGAAACTGTGCCATTGGTTCTATCAGATGTTCGTAATCTAGAAATTCATGAACGCCTAGAGCAAACAGAGACTGAGCCGACTCAATGA
- a CDS encoding DUF3042 family protein, translated as MHNKSFITGFVAGKAFTLIALTAGALCIKSQVINPIKEKKQMIDNGRKRAARKRIAP; from the coding sequence ATGCACAATAAATCATTCATCACAGGTTTCGTCGCAGGAAAAGCATTCACGCTTATCGCTCTTACCGCTGGCGCACTCTGTATAAAATCCCAAGTCATCAATCCAATCAAAGAGAAAAAACAAATGATTGACAATGGGCGTAAAAGAGCTGCCAGAAAACGTATTGCTCCTTAA
- a CDS encoding DUF3042 family protein yields the protein MNKLLKGYLIGKAIEITIAGTTLLVAKHKGYLPEMSQVSADIPNMERHKKAIRKRLAR from the coding sequence ATGAATAAGTTACTCAAAGGCTATCTCATTGGAAAAGCCATCGAAATCACTATCGCAGGAACCACTCTTCTCGTCGCAAAACACAAAGGTTATCTTCCAGAAATGTCACAAGTTTCAGCAGATATTCCAAATATGGAAAGACATAAAAAAGCGATTCGAAAAAGGCTTGCACGTTAA
- a CDS encoding YitT family protein, with the protein MTITGVKIDKKFMKDLFILIMGVGLYVLSVQMFVIPNFLASNGVAGVSVLMDFVFGVNPALTFFLVNIPLFLFGWRLLAPRVLLLSIPGALSMSLWLLLYEALGVSGIEFSHIIFAGISDGILSGIGAGLVIISEGTFGGSILLSRILEEQWNFKIDKVLFMVDVVVLGLSLLTYLALPNFAVTLLSCYIFSKVTLIVGRPEYRKGLVLKGKKVYKKVFAA; encoded by the coding sequence ATGACAATTACTGGTGTAAAGATTGACAAAAAGTTTATGAAGGACTTATTTATTCTGATCATGGGTGTGGGACTTTATGTTTTATCTGTTCAGATGTTCGTTATTCCCAATTTTTTGGCGAGTAATGGTGTAGCTGGAGTCTCTGTATTGATGGACTTTGTTTTTGGTGTCAATCCTGCCTTAACTTTTTTTCTTGTTAATATTCCGCTTTTTCTTTTTGGATGGCGTTTACTTGCACCGCGGGTGTTGTTATTAAGTATTCCTGGGGCTTTGTCAATGAGTTTGTGGTTGCTTTTATATGAGGCTTTAGGTGTTTCTGGAATTGAGTTTTCGCATATTATTTTTGCTGGAATAAGTGATGGAATTCTCTCGGGGATTGGTGCAGGATTAGTTATTATTTCTGAAGGGACATTTGGCGGTTCAATTTTGCTGAGTCGAATTTTGGAAGAACAATGGAATTTTAAGATTGATAAGGTGTTGTTTATGGTGGATGTTGTTGTACTGGGACTATCACTTTTGACTTATCTTGCGCTTCCTAATTTTGCGGTGACTTTATTATCTTGCTATATATTTAGCAAGGTGACCTTAATTGTAGGGCGTCCTGAATATCGTAAAGGATTGGTTTTAAAGGGTAAAAAAGTTTACAAAAAAGTTTTTGCGGCTTGA